In Burkholderia sp. WP9, a genomic segment contains:
- a CDS encoding FAD-dependent oxidoreductase → MTRSAQPDFAVLGGGLCGRLVAWRLAGEGHRVALYERGDAAGSQAAAWVAAAMLAPLAEAASAELLITRLGASSLDTWPQVLAELPEPVFFQRNGTLVVWHHADRTEAPLFERRVRSNAPAELLDGGFVTLSGAQLGAAEPALAGRFNQGWLLPHEGQLDNRQVLSALAAGLAQRGVETHWNTAVDDRALPPARITIDCRGLGAKPVLPTLRGIRGEVARVHAPGIKLTRPVRLLHPRYPLYIAPKQDDLYVIGATEVEGEDMSPVSVRSALELLSAAFSVHPGFGEARILELNSQCRPTLPDHRPALLWDGAQTLRVNGLYRHGYMIVPEVADEAVRFAAALLDGRIGDADAFADWQRDARWSELFQLDAAREPA, encoded by the coding sequence ATGACGCGTTCTGCGCAACCCGATTTCGCCGTTCTCGGCGGTGGCCTGTGCGGGCGGCTGGTCGCGTGGCGTCTCGCCGGTGAGGGGCATCGCGTGGCGCTGTATGAGCGAGGCGATGCCGCCGGTTCGCAAGCCGCGGCGTGGGTCGCCGCGGCCATGCTTGCGCCGCTCGCGGAAGCCGCGAGTGCCGAGCTGCTCATCACGCGCCTTGGCGCGAGTTCGCTCGATACATGGCCGCAAGTGCTTGCCGAGTTGCCCGAGCCGGTGTTCTTTCAGCGCAATGGCACGCTGGTCGTCTGGCATCACGCCGACCGCACCGAAGCACCGCTGTTCGAGCGCCGCGTGCGCTCCAATGCGCCGGCTGAATTGCTGGACGGCGGTTTCGTCACGCTGTCGGGCGCGCAACTCGGCGCCGCCGAGCCCGCGTTGGCGGGCCGTTTCAATCAGGGCTGGCTGCTGCCACATGAAGGCCAGCTGGATAACCGTCAGGTGCTGAGCGCGCTGGCCGCGGGCCTCGCGCAACGTGGCGTCGAAACGCACTGGAATACCGCGGTCGACGATCGCGCGCTTCCGCCCGCCCGCATCACGATCGACTGCCGCGGTCTCGGCGCGAAGCCCGTGCTGCCCACGCTGCGCGGCATTCGCGGCGAAGTCGCGCGCGTGCATGCGCCCGGTATCAAGCTGACGCGGCCGGTGCGGCTGCTGCATCCGCGCTATCCGCTCTATATCGCGCCGAAGCAGGACGATCTCTACGTGATCGGCGCCACCGAAGTGGAAGGCGAGGACATGTCGCCGGTCAGCGTGCGCTCGGCCCTCGAACTGCTGAGCGCGGCGTTTTCCGTGCATCCCGGCTTCGGCGAGGCACGCATCCTCGAACTGAATTCGCAGTGCCGCCCAACTTTGCCGGATCACCGTCCGGCCTTGCTGTGGGATGGCGCGCAGACGCTGCGCGTGAACGGCCTGTACCGGCACGGCTACATGATCGTGCCCGAAGTCGCCGACGAAGCCGTGCGCTTCGCCGCGGCGCTGCTCGACGGCCGCATCGGCGACGCCGATGCTTTCGCCGACTGGCAGCGCGATGCGCGCTGGAGCGAGCTCTTTCAACTGGACGCCGCGCGGGAGCCGGCATGA
- the thiS gene encoding sulfur carrier protein ThiS, with the protein MDIHINQKPLSLPEGATVADALAVYGARPPFAVALNGDFVARTQHAARALQAGDKLDVVQPVAGG; encoded by the coding sequence ATGGACATTCATATCAATCAGAAGCCGTTGTCGCTACCCGAAGGCGCGACTGTCGCCGACGCGCTCGCCGTGTACGGCGCACGTCCGCCGTTCGCGGTCGCGCTGAACGGCGATTTCGTGGCGCGCACCCAGCATGCGGCGCGCGCGCTGCAGGCGGGCGACAAGCTCGATGTCGTGCAACCCGTGGCCGGCGGCTGA
- a CDS encoding thiazole synthase, with protein sequence MTSPQTADALTLYGQTFASRVLLGTSRYPSLQSLSDSIDAARPGMVTVALRRQMNEGGAEAGFFDLLKRHGVPLLPNTAGCLTVGEAVTTAHMAREIFETEWIKLELIGDDYTLQPDPVGLIEAAAQLVKDGFKVLPYCTEDLVIGRRLLDAGCEALMPWGAPIGTGKGVINPYGLRVLRERLPDVPLIVDAGLGVPSHAAQVMEWGFDGVLLNTAVSQATHPDAMARAFALGVEAGRQAFLAGPMAARESAHASTPVVGMPFWHQDGSAA encoded by the coding sequence ATGACCTCCCCCCAGACTGCCGACGCGCTCACGCTCTACGGCCAGACCTTCGCGAGCCGTGTGCTGCTCGGCACCTCGCGCTATCCGTCGCTGCAATCGCTGTCCGATTCCATCGACGCGGCGCGCCCCGGCATGGTGACCGTCGCGCTGCGCCGGCAAATGAACGAAGGCGGCGCGGAAGCGGGCTTCTTCGACCTTCTCAAGCGCCACGGCGTACCGCTGCTGCCGAATACGGCCGGTTGCCTGACCGTCGGCGAGGCGGTGACGACCGCGCATATGGCGCGCGAAATTTTCGAAACCGAGTGGATCAAGCTCGAACTGATCGGCGACGACTACACATTGCAGCCCGACCCGGTCGGCCTGATCGAAGCGGCCGCGCAACTGGTCAAGGACGGCTTCAAGGTGCTGCCGTACTGCACGGAAGATCTCGTGATCGGCCGCCGTCTGCTGGACGCTGGCTGTGAAGCGCTGATGCCGTGGGGCGCGCCGATCGGCACCGGCAAGGGCGTGATCAATCCGTACGGCCTGCGCGTGTTGCGCGAGCGGCTGCCGGACGTGCCGCTGATCGTCGACGCCGGACTCGGCGTGCCTTCGCATGCGGCGCAGGTCATGGAATGGGGCTTCGACGGCGTGCTGCTGAACACCGCCGTCTCACAGGCCACGCACCCCGACGCCATGGCGCGCGCCTTCGCGCTCGGCGTCGAAGCGGGCCGCCAGGCTTTTCTGGCGGGGCCGATGGCCGCGCGCGAAAGCGCGCACGCGAGCACGCCGGTGGTCGGCATGCCGTTCTGGCATCAAGACGGGAGCGCCGCATGA
- the thiE gene encoding thiamine phosphate synthase produces the protein MTQTLTLKDRDLFWPPADELTEAAERIRARLGDWPPTHAQWRICLTAPEELNGGDLILIADAQQHGEQMARWLVHGAGVIEAAEEKATLHLGGEKYRLEGHLAEDWIPALAAFLDCGFDPHDALVLALAWRDGDETRADDAFPADINHFPRLAGLPEAPPQAFARCPERLGLYPVLPTAEWVELVAGFGVKTVQLRRKSAEPADELKREIARCVAVGRQYDAQVFINDHWQAALEAGAYGVHLGQEDVHTADLAALAAGGVRLGLSTHGFYEILKALHFRPSYIALGAVFPTTTKVMPTEPQGLRRLARYVRLLDGVVPLVAIGGIDLQVLPDVLATGVGCAAVVRAVTEAADPAAAVSALQQAFTQ, from the coding sequence ATGACGCAGACTTTGACATTGAAGGATCGCGACCTCTTCTGGCCGCCCGCCGACGAACTCACCGAAGCCGCCGAGCGCATCCGCGCCCGGCTGGGCGACTGGCCGCCGACGCATGCGCAGTGGCGCATCTGTCTGACCGCGCCGGAGGAACTGAACGGCGGCGACCTGATTTTGATTGCCGACGCGCAGCAGCACGGCGAACAGATGGCGCGCTGGCTGGTGCACGGCGCTGGCGTGATCGAAGCCGCCGAGGAAAAGGCCACGCTGCATCTGGGCGGTGAAAAATACCGCCTGGAAGGCCATCTGGCGGAAGACTGGATTCCCGCGCTGGCGGCTTTCCTCGACTGCGGTTTCGATCCGCATGACGCGCTGGTCCTGGCGCTGGCCTGGCGCGACGGCGACGAAACTCGTGCCGACGACGCTTTTCCCGCCGATATCAACCACTTTCCGCGTCTTGCCGGCTTGCCCGAGGCGCCGCCGCAGGCGTTCGCACGCTGTCCCGAGCGGCTCGGCCTGTATCCGGTGCTGCCGACCGCTGAATGGGTCGAACTGGTGGCGGGCTTTGGCGTGAAGACAGTGCAACTGCGCCGCAAATCCGCCGAACCCGCCGACGAACTGAAGCGCGAAATTGCTCGCTGCGTGGCCGTTGGCCGCCAGTACGACGCTCAGGTCTTCATCAACGACCACTGGCAGGCCGCGCTCGAAGCCGGCGCGTACGGCGTCCACCTCGGTCAGGAAGACGTGCATACGGCTGACCTCGCCGCGCTCGCGGCGGGAGGCGTGCGTCTCGGCCTGTCGACCCACGGTTTCTACGAAATTCTGAAAGCGCTGCATTTCCGGCCGAGCTACATAGCACTGGGCGCGGTGTTTCCGACCACCACCAAGGTCATGCCGACCGAGCCGCAGGGCCTGCGGCGTTTGGCCCGCTACGTGCGACTGCTCGACGGCGTCGTGCCGCTGGTGGCGATCGGCGGCATCGACCTGCAGGTGCTGCCCGACGTGCTGGCGACAGGCGTCGGCTGCGCGGCCGTGGTGCGCGCGGTAACGGAAGCGGCCGATCCGGCGGCGGCCGTTTCTGCACTGCAACAAGCGTTTACGCAATAA
- a CDS encoding ABC transporter ATP-binding protein, whose protein sequence is MSSSPETLLELRDVDFGYGDRLVLSNLNLRFKRGQVVAVMGGSGCGKTTVLRLIGGLVRAQRGEILFHGQDVGRQTRDGLYALRRKMGMLFQFGALFTDMSVFDNVAFALREHTDLPEELIRDLVLMKLNAVGLRGARDLLPSEISGGMARRVALARAIALDPELMMYDEPFAGLDPISLGITANLIRALNQALGATSILVTHDVPESFAIADYVYFLANGGVHAEGTPAELRESTDPTVRQFIDGAPDGPFKFHYPSKTPLAADFGIGGGQP, encoded by the coding sequence GTGTCTTCCTCCCCCGAGACCTTACTCGAGTTGCGCGACGTCGACTTCGGTTACGGCGACCGGCTCGTCCTGTCGAACCTGAATCTGCGCTTCAAGCGCGGCCAGGTGGTCGCGGTCATGGGCGGTTCGGGCTGCGGCAAGACCACGGTGCTGCGCCTGATCGGCGGCCTCGTGCGCGCGCAGCGCGGCGAGATCCTGTTCCACGGCCAGGACGTCGGCCGGCAAACGCGCGACGGCCTCTACGCGCTGCGGCGCAAGATGGGCATGCTGTTCCAGTTCGGCGCCCTGTTCACCGACATGTCCGTGTTCGACAACGTCGCCTTCGCGCTGCGTGAGCACACCGACCTTCCCGAAGAACTGATCCGCGATCTGGTGCTGATGAAGCTCAACGCGGTCGGCTTGCGGGGTGCGCGCGACCTGCTGCCGTCGGAGATCTCGGGCGGCATGGCGCGGCGTGTGGCACTGGCGCGCGCCATCGCGCTCGATCCCGAACTGATGATGTACGACGAGCCGTTCGCCGGTCTCGATCCGATCTCGCTCGGCATCACCGCGAACCTGATCCGCGCGCTGAATCAGGCGCTCGGCGCCACGTCGATCCTCGTCACGCACGACGTGCCGGAATCGTTCGCGATCGCCGATTACGTCTACTTTCTCGCCAATGGCGGGGTTCACGCAGAAGGTACGCCCGCTGAACTGCGGGAGTCGACCGATCCCACCGTGCGCCAGTTCATCGACGGCGCGCCGGACGGTCCCTTCAAGTTTCACTATCCCAGCAAGACGCCGCTCGCGGCGGACTTCGGTATCGGCGGAGGTCAGCCATGA
- the mlaE gene encoding lipid asymmetry maintenance ABC transporter permease subunit MlaE, whose translation MISMIGRSVLDGLGTAGYATRFFFRLLLEFFPLLRRPRLVTKQIYFVGNYSLVIIAVSGLFVGFVLGLQGYYTLNRYGSEEALGLLVALSLVRELGPVVTALLFAGRAGTSLTAEIGLMKAGEQLTAMEMMAVDPVKVVIAPRLWAGIISMPILAAIFSAVGVLGGYVVGVLLIGVDAGAFWSQMQGGVDVWRDVGAGVVKSVVFGLAVTFVALFQGYEAKPTPEGVSRATTKTVVYASLAVLGLDFLLTALMFS comes from the coding sequence ATGATCAGTATGATCGGCCGCTCGGTGCTCGACGGGCTGGGCACGGCCGGCTATGCCACGCGTTTCTTTTTCCGGCTGCTGCTCGAATTCTTCCCGTTGTTGCGCCGTCCACGTCTTGTCACGAAGCAGATCTACTTCGTGGGTAATTATTCGCTGGTGATCATTGCCGTGTCGGGCCTGTTCGTCGGCTTCGTGCTCGGTCTTCAGGGCTATTACACGCTGAACCGGTACGGCTCCGAGGAGGCGCTCGGGTTGCTGGTCGCGCTGTCGCTCGTGCGTGAACTCGGCCCGGTGGTCACGGCGCTGCTGTTCGCGGGGCGCGCCGGCACGTCGCTCACGGCTGAAATCGGCTTGATGAAAGCAGGCGAGCAGCTGACCGCGATGGAAATGATGGCCGTGGACCCGGTCAAGGTCGTGATCGCGCCGCGACTGTGGGCGGGCATCATTTCAATGCCGATCCTCGCCGCGATCTTCAGCGCGGTCGGCGTGCTCGGTGGCTATGTAGTGGGCGTTCTGCTGATCGGCGTCGATGCCGGCGCGTTCTGGTCGCAGATGCAAGGTGGCGTCGATGTCTGGCGCGACGTCGGCGCCGGCGTTGTCAAAAGCGTGGTGTTCGGCCTCGCGGTGACGTTCGTTGCGCTGTTTCAAGGCTATGAAGCCAAGCCGACGCCGGAAGGCGTGTCGCGCGCCACGACCAAGACCGTCGTGTACGCGTCGCTTGCGGTGCTCGGCCTCGATTTTCTGCTGACCGCATTGATGTTCAGCTAA
- the mlaD gene encoding outer membrane lipid asymmetry maintenance protein MlaD yields the protein MKKTALDFWVGLFVVLGFVALLFLALKAGNMSSLSFQATYPVKLKFDNIGGLKARAPVKSAGVTVGRVGSIGFDSNAYQAVVTIDLDKQYQFPKDTSAKILTSGLLGEQYIGLEPGGDSEMLKAGDTISMTQSAIVLENLIGQFLYSKAADSGASKPGAAVSTPAPVAPSLPASAAGAQ from the coding sequence ATGAAAAAGACTGCTCTCGACTTCTGGGTCGGCCTGTTCGTGGTGTTGGGTTTCGTGGCGTTGCTGTTTCTGGCGCTGAAGGCCGGCAATATGAGCTCGTTGTCGTTCCAGGCGACCTATCCGGTGAAGCTCAAGTTCGACAACATCGGCGGATTGAAGGCGCGCGCGCCCGTGAAGAGCGCGGGCGTGACGGTTGGCCGCGTCGGTTCGATCGGCTTCGACAGCAACGCGTACCAGGCCGTCGTCACAATCGATCTGGACAAGCAGTACCAGTTTCCGAAAGACACGTCGGCGAAGATCCTGACCTCGGGTCTGCTCGGTGAACAATACATCGGGCTCGAACCCGGCGGCGACAGCGAGATGCTCAAGGCGGGCGACACCATCTCCATGACGCAATCGGCGATCGTGCTGGAAAACCTCATCGGACAGTTCCTGTACAGCAAGGCTGCGGATTCGGGTGCATCCAAGCCTGGCGCCGCCGTGAGCACACCCGCGCCCGTGGCGCCGAGCCTGCCCGCGTCCGCCGCGGGCGCTCAATAA
- a CDS encoding VacJ family lipoprotein yields the protein MQITRIRAARAFPVARLALAATLLAGCTTVQTPTKGDPLEGLNRTMFTVNDKIDQYALKPVAKGYVWATPQPVRDSVTNFFSNIGDVYIAANNLLQLKITDGVEDIMRIVINTVFGVGGLFDVATLAKLPKHDNDLGLTLGHYGVPAGPYLVLPLFGPSTVRDAVGSIGNYYVNPLSYIHPDGLSWALYGLNVVNTRANLLSASDVLEGAALDKYSFVRNAYLQRRQYLLSDSKQAQGLPNYGDEAPLPNYGDVDGSAAGAPAGAATGTAGAAGTPGAAAAKAAPASGATAATPPQAASGTAAAPEAASGSVESPPLDLNGGPETTQIPAGQLVPPSRFNFPSFKLR from the coding sequence ATGCAGATCACACGCATCAGGGCCGCGCGCGCTTTCCCGGTCGCGAGGCTAGCGCTAGCTGCAACGCTGCTCGCCGGTTGTACGACCGTGCAGACGCCGACCAAGGGCGACCCGCTCGAAGGCTTGAACCGCACCATGTTCACCGTCAACGACAAGATCGACCAGTACGCGCTCAAGCCGGTCGCGAAGGGCTACGTGTGGGCGACCCCGCAGCCGGTGCGCGACAGTGTGACGAACTTCTTCTCGAACATCGGCGACGTCTACATTGCGGCGAACAACCTGCTGCAATTGAAGATCACCGACGGTGTCGAAGACATCATGCGGATCGTGATCAACACGGTCTTCGGTGTGGGCGGTCTGTTCGACGTGGCGACGCTTGCCAAGCTGCCCAAGCACGACAACGACCTCGGCTTGACGCTCGGTCACTACGGCGTGCCGGCGGGCCCGTACCTCGTGCTGCCGCTGTTCGGGCCGAGCACCGTGCGCGACGCGGTCGGATCGATCGGCAATTACTATGTGAACCCGCTCAGCTACATTCATCCGGATGGTCTGAGCTGGGCGCTGTATGGCCTGAACGTGGTCAATACGCGTGCCAATCTGCTGAGCGCGAGCGATGTGCTGGAAGGCGCCGCGCTCGACAAATATTCGTTCGTGCGCAACGCGTATTTGCAGCGCCGTCAGTACCTGCTGTCCGACAGCAAACAGGCGCAAGGACTGCCGAATTACGGCGACGAAGCGCCGCTGCCGAACTACGGCGACGTCGACGGCAGCGCGGCTGGTGCGCCGGCTGGCGCCGCGACCGGTACGGCCGGCGCGGCGGGCACGCCGGGTGCTGCTGCCGCGAAGGCGGCGCCGGCTTCCGGGGCGACCGCGGCAACGCCGCCGCAAGCGGCATCGGGCACGGCGGCGGCGCCGGAAGCCGCGTCGGGCAGCGTCGAATCGCCGCCGCTCGACCTCAACGGCGGCCCTGAAACGACGCAGATCCCGGCTGGCCAGCTGGTTCCGCCCTCGCGTTTCAACTTTCCGTCCTTCAAATTGCGTTGA
- a CDS encoding ABC transporter substrate-binding protein, whose product MKKLFLIPLFAALFSFATAGVSAQTVDSNSPDGMIKTVTQQVIDAVRADKSIQQGDISHITALVNEKILPYTDFRRTTQLAMGRNWRTASPEQQNAVVEQFKMLLIRTYSGALAQVRDQQIQYKPFRMNPDDTDTVVRSVVMNNGSPIELDYRLYKTPQGWRVYDINVLGAWLIQAYQQQFNEQIQQKGVDGLIQFLTQRNQQLAAGKQS is encoded by the coding sequence ATGAAAAAATTGTTCTTGATTCCGTTGTTTGCCGCGCTGTTCTCATTTGCCACCGCCGGCGTCTCGGCACAAACCGTCGACTCCAATTCCCCCGACGGCATGATCAAAACGGTCACCCAGCAGGTGATCGATGCAGTGCGTGCCGACAAGTCGATCCAGCAAGGTGACATCTCGCACATCACCGCGCTGGTCAACGAAAAGATCCTGCCGTACACGGATTTCCGCCGCACCACGCAGCTGGCCATGGGCCGCAACTGGCGCACCGCATCGCCGGAGCAGCAAAACGCAGTGGTCGAGCAGTTCAAGATGCTGCTGATCCGTACGTACTCAGGCGCGCTGGCCCAAGTGCGCGATCAGCAGATCCAGTACAAGCCGTTCCGCATGAACCCGGACGACACCGACACGGTGGTGCGCTCGGTCGTGATGAACAACGGCTCGCCGATCGAACTCGACTACCGTCTGTACAAGACGCCACAAGGCTGGCGCGTGTATGACATCAACGTGCTCGGCGCATGGCTGATCCAGGCGTATCAGCAGCAGTTCAACGAGCAGATTCAGCAGAAGGGCGTGGACGGGCTGATCCAGTTCCTCACGCAGCGTAACCAGCAACTCGCCGCGGGCAAGCAGTCGTGA
- a CDS encoding STAS domain-containing protein, whose product MSEVLSPVANRFESGATLTHESANAALSAGLQRIAAGANGVDCAPLAQFDSSALAVLLAWQRAAQARGGAFEIVNLPAGLASLAQAYGVDTLLSARH is encoded by the coding sequence GTGAGCGAAGTGCTGAGTCCCGTCGCCAACCGCTTCGAGAGCGGCGCGACGCTGACCCACGAGAGCGCGAACGCCGCGCTCTCGGCGGGTTTGCAACGTATCGCGGCGGGCGCGAACGGCGTGGACTGCGCACCGCTCGCGCAGTTCGATTCGTCCGCGCTGGCCGTCCTCCTCGCGTGGCAGCGTGCCGCCCAGGCGCGCGGCGGCGCGTTCGAGATCGTCAATCTGCCGGCTGGTCTCGCCAGCCTCGCGCAAGCCTACGGCGTCGATACTCTCTTATCGGCGCGACATTGA
- a CDS encoding ABC transporter ATP-binding protein, translating into MSAIEIRNVKKRYKDLQALKGVSLTVEEGEFFGLLGPNGAGKTTLISILAGLARADEGSIAVRGHDVVSDFRAARRALGVVPQELVFDPFFTVRETLRIQSGYYGLRNNDAWIDEIMANLDLTDKADANMRALSGGMKRRVLVAQALVHRPPVIVLDEPTAGVDVELRQTLWKFISRLNREGHTIVLTTHYLEEAESLCDRIAMLRRGEVVALERTSTLLQRFAGMQLFLRFAQGVLPADLRPLEVESGTGNGNGRQHLLRLASYDDVEKILAQCRTAGCTFEEIEVRKADLEDVFVQVMNGPEVIEGLA; encoded by the coding sequence ATGTCAGCCATAGAAATTCGTAACGTCAAGAAGCGCTACAAGGACTTGCAGGCGCTCAAGGGCGTCAGCCTTACAGTTGAAGAAGGCGAGTTCTTCGGGCTGCTCGGTCCGAACGGCGCGGGCAAGACAACGCTCATCAGCATCCTCGCCGGGCTCGCGCGCGCCGATGAAGGCAGCATCGCCGTGCGTGGCCACGACGTGGTCAGCGATTTCCGCGCTGCGCGCCGCGCACTCGGCGTGGTGCCGCAGGAGCTCGTGTTCGATCCGTTCTTCACGGTGCGCGAAACCTTGCGCATCCAGTCCGGCTACTACGGTCTGCGCAACAACGACGCGTGGATCGACGAGATCATGGCCAATCTCGACCTCACCGACAAAGCCGACGCCAATATGCGCGCACTGTCGGGCGGTATGAAGCGCCGCGTGCTGGTCGCGCAGGCGCTCGTGCACCGGCCGCCGGTGATCGTGCTCGACGAGCCGACCGCGGGCGTCGACGTCGAATTGCGGCAAACGCTGTGGAAATTCATTTCGCGCCTGAACCGCGAAGGCCACACTATCGTGCTGACCACGCACTATCTGGAAGAAGCCGAATCGCTGTGCGATCGCATCGCCATGCTGCGGCGCGGCGAGGTCGTGGCGCTCGAGCGCACCAGCACGCTGCTGCAACGCTTTGCCGGCATGCAACTGTTCCTGCGTTTCGCGCAAGGCGTATTGCCGGCCGATCTGCGTCCGCTCGAAGTGGAGAGCGGCACGGGCAACGGCAACGGTCGCCAGCATCTGCTGCGTCTTGCAAGCTACGACGACGTCGAAAAAATTCTCGCGCAGTGCCGCACGGCGGGCTGCACATTCGAAGAAATCGAGGTCCGCAAAGCCGACCTCGAAGATGTGTTCGTTCAGGTAATGAACGGTCCGGAAGTGATCGAGGGGCTTGCATGA
- a CDS encoding ABC transporter permease yields MSGFRTLFYKELLRFWKVAFQTVLAPVITALLYLTIFGHALRGHVQVYPGVEYTSFLIPGLVMMSVLQNAFANSSSSLIQSKITGNLVFVLLPPLSHYEMFGAYVLAAVVRGLAVGFGVFIVTIWFVPVSFTAPLFIILFAIFGAAILGTLGLIAGIWADKFDQLAAFQNFLIMPLTFLSGVFYSTHTLPPVWREVSRLNPFFYMIDGFRYGFFGMSDINPLVSLAIVAGFFVVLAVVAMRMLASGYKLRH; encoded by the coding sequence ATGAGCGGTTTCCGTACGCTGTTTTACAAAGAGCTCCTGCGGTTCTGGAAGGTGGCGTTCCAGACGGTGCTGGCGCCGGTCATTACCGCGCTGCTCTATCTGACGATTTTCGGCCACGCCTTGCGCGGTCACGTGCAGGTCTATCCGGGCGTCGAATACACGAGCTTCCTGATTCCGGGTCTCGTGATGATGAGCGTGCTGCAGAATGCATTTGCCAATAGCTCGTCCTCGCTGATCCAGTCGAAGATCACGGGCAACCTGGTGTTCGTGTTGCTGCCGCCGCTGTCGCACTACGAGATGTTCGGCGCCTATGTGCTCGCGGCCGTGGTGCGCGGTCTCGCCGTGGGTTTCGGCGTGTTCATCGTGACGATCTGGTTCGTGCCCGTCAGCTTCACCGCGCCGCTATTCATCATTCTGTTTGCCATTTTCGGCGCGGCGATTCTCGGCACGCTGGGTTTGATCGCGGGTATCTGGGCCGACAAATTCGACCAGCTCGCCGCGTTTCAAAACTTTCTGATCATGCCGCTCACGTTCCTCTCGGGCGTGTTCTACTCCACTCACACGCTGCCACCGGTGTGGCGTGAAGTGTCGCGGCTCAATCCCTTTTTCTACATGATCGACGGCTTTCGCTACGGGTTCTTCGGGATGTCGGATATCAATCCGCTCGTGAGCCTCGCGATCGTCGCCGGTTTCTTTGTGGTGCTGGCCGTGGTGGCGATGCGCATGCTCGCTTCCGGCTACAAACTGCGCCACTGA
- a CDS encoding BolA family protein, with translation MLPTPEQVKQYIAAGLACQHLEVEGDGQHFFATIVSPSFEGKRLIQRHQLVYAALGDRMREEIHALSMKTLTPAEWQNA, from the coding sequence ATGTTGCCGACTCCCGAACAGGTCAAGCAATACATCGCGGCTGGGCTCGCCTGCCAGCATCTCGAAGTCGAAGGCGACGGCCAGCATTTCTTTGCGACCATCGTTTCGCCGAGCTTCGAAGGCAAGCGTCTGATTCAACGCCATCAACTCGTGTACGCGGCGCTCGGCGACCGCATGCGCGAAGAAATCCACGCGCTCAGCATGAAGACGCTGACGCCCGCCGAATGGCAGAACGCGTAA